A single genomic interval of Drosophila virilis strain 15010-1051.87 chromosome 2, Dvir_AGI_RSII-ME, whole genome shotgun sequence harbors:
- the LOC6629714 gene encoding mitochondrial import inner membrane translocase subunit TIM44 isoform X2 — protein MYKLAALARERACFITYQLASYNLQQQPQRLYSSPGRRPGFFSQFIDNVRSEMDKNKEMKDSIKKFREEAQKLEQSDALKSARQKFNIVESEAQKSSNILKEQLGAIKEKVGDVIDDASKSDLAKKVSEELSKTAKGVSDTITDTSGKLGQSGAFQAISDTTKLIKKEMNETSIENRVYCSPVRLRKRVQVDMSDSTRVVEANTEALGLELHKDSKFYQSWENFKNNNTYVNKVLDWKVKYDESENPVIRASRLLTDKVSDVMGGLFSKTELSETMTELVKIDPNFDQKEFLYDCEKDIIPNVLEAIVRGDLEILKDWCFESTYNIIATPIMQAKKSGLYLDSKILDIENIELAMGKVMEQGPVLIITFQAQQIMCVRDQKAQVVEGNPDKVMRVHYVWVLCRDRNELNPKAAWRLMELSANSQEQFV, from the exons ATG TACAAACTGGCCGCCTTAGCGCGCGAGCGCGCCTGCTTCATTACGTATCAGTTAGCGAGTTACAACCTGCAACAACAGCCG CAACGTTTATATAGCTCTCCCGGACGTCGGCCCGGCTTTTTTTCACAATTCATTGACAATGTGAGGAGTGAAATGGATAAGAACAAGGAGATGAAAGATAGCATAAAAAAGTTTCGCGAAGAGGCACAAAAACTTGAGCAATCGGATGCCTTGAAGTCGGCGCGGCAAAAGTTCAACATTGTTGAATCGGAAGCGCAAAAGTCGTCTAACATATTGAAGGAGCAGTTGGGCGCCATCAAGGAAAAAGTGGGTGATGTTATTGACGATGCTTCCAAATCGGACTTGGCCAAAAAGGTATCGGAGGAGCTTTCCAAAACGGCAAAGGGCGTTAGTGATACCATAACGGACACTAGCGGTAAACTTGGCCAGTCTGGAGCTTTCCAAGCAATCTCTGATACAAcgaaactaattaaaaaagaaatgaatgAAACGAGTATAGAAAATCGCGTATATTGCTCGCCGGTTAGGCTGCGAAAACGTGTCCAAGTGGATATGTCCGATAGCACGCGTGTTGTGGAGGCAAACACCGAGGCATTAG GATTGGAGCTACATAAAGACTCCAAATTCTATCAGTCTTGGgagaatttcaaaaataacaacacgTATGTGAACAAAGTTCTCGACTGGAAAGTGAAGTACGATGAATCGGAAAATCCTGTAATTAGAGCCTCCCGTCTGCTCACCGACAAGGTGTCCGATGTAATGGGCGGTCTATTTTCTAAAACAGAGCTGTCCGAGACGATGACTGAACTGGTCAAAATCGATCCCAACTTTGATCAGAAGGAGTTTTTATATGACTGCGAAAAGGACATTATACCGAATGTCTTAGAGGCCATAGTGCGAGGCGATTTGGAAATCCTAAAGGATTGGTGCTTTGAAAGTACCTACAACATAATTGCCACACCCATAATGCAAGCGAAAAAGTCTGGCCTGTATCTGGACTCCAAGATCCTGGACATTGAGAACATCGAGCTCGCCATGGGAAAAGTCATGGAGCAGGGGCCAGTTCTAATAATCACGTTCCAGGCGCAGCAGATCATGTGCGTACGCGACCAGAAGGCTCAAGTTGTCGAAGGCAATCCCGACAAGGTGATGCGTGTTCATTACGTGTGGGTGCTTTGCCGCGATCGCAACGAACTCAATCCCAAGGCTGCCTGGCGGTTGATGGAGCTATCAGCCAATAGCCAGGAGCAATTTGTTTAA
- the nanos gene encoding protein nanos isoform X2 — protein sequence MFRSGSSLEGNTPIDNMSSFHDLGRLNMYLDTASHNISPPVSSATLSPPTTPLTPEPTMSSTQFPLLTDSNHVNMNASTAASTLLMQRQYQYHLLLQQQQQQLAFAQHQLALAASAAAANHHQEDEIAHSLKMFAFLTACNADTGSGSTQDAMQDFAANGYSSQLPSQVPISSAGTGGNATAEGATFPSSLAAAHWINLSNYREHLNHVWRTMSMSYMPNVAANMGLTMPAASQNNINTMGLAVQPDHMRNVGNLNISNNKLNKRYNSGKFKELVPRHCVFCENNNEPEAVVNSHTVRDAYGRVLCPKLRTYVCPICGASGDSAHTIKYCPKKPIVTMEDAIKAESFRLAKSNYYKQQMKV from the exons ATGTTTCGCAGTGGCAGCAGCCTGGAAGGCAATACACCAATT GACAATATGTCGTCCTTCCACGATCTTGGCCGACTCAACATGTACTTGGACACGGCCTCTCACAACATTTCGCCACCTGTCTCATCGGCAACTTTGAGTCCCCCAACGACGCCACTGACACCGGAACCTACTATGTCGTCGACTCAATTTCCCCTGCTGACGGACAGTAACCACGTAAACATGAATGCCTCTACTGCGGCCAGTACACTACTGATGCAGCGCCAGTATCAATAtcacctgctgctgcagcagcagcagcaacaacttgcTTTTGCGCAACATCAGTTGGCATTGGCCGCCTCAGCGGCTGCTGCGAATCATCACCAAGAGGACGAGATAGCGCATTCactaaaaatgtttgcatttcTCACGGCCTGCAACGCAG ACACAGGCAGTGGATCTACACAGGACGCGATGCAGGATTTTGCAGCTAATGGCTAT TCGTCACAGTTGCCAAGCCAAGTCCCTATTTCATCGGCAGGTACTGGGGGGAATGCAACGGCTGAAGGTGCCACCTTCCCGTCTTCACTGGCTGCTGCCCATTGGATCAATCTCAGCAACTATCGGGAGCACCTTAACCATGTTTGGCGAACCATGTCCATGTCCTACATGCCTAATGTGGCAGCCAACATGGGACTTACAATGCCAGCTGCTAGCcaaaacaatattaacacTATGGGCTTGGCCGTGCAACCAGATCACATGCGAAATGTAGGTAATTTGAACATTAGCAATAACAAACTGAATAAGCGGTACAACAGTGGCAAGTTCAAGGAACTG GTGCCTAGGCATTGTGTTTTCTGTGAAAACAATAACGAACCCGAAGCTGTGGTCAACAGCCATACAGTGCGCGACGCGTACGGACGTGTGTTGTGTCCCAAGCTTCGCACTTATGTGTGCCCCATATGCGGAGCATCCGGCGACTCGGCGCACACCATTAAATACTGTCCCAAGAAACCCATTGTTACAATGGAGGATGCCATTAAGGCAGAGTCATTTCGATTGGCCAAAAGCAACTACTACAAGCAGCAGATGAAAGTTTAA
- the Nsun5 gene encoding 28S rRNA (cytosine-C(5))-methyltransferase — MSQFTHSIKVPTQYKATAKILKAAIEKQKSIKSLIFEEKHARVRSLQAVLKHYSDNRGAVDNAIEETGLLKDNPNLDSALAKVLVTELIFGRGELNGESRPVQTVRLYKERLQQAISGAEYQKKEPNPRYVRINTNLLSIADALDYLYGEEWRRKQLAADATYADFLVAIRTLEEDEFLMDIHVEGVLIFHSKWSHYWASHDYVRSKKFILQNKATCLAAELLAPPVGSTVLDMCAAPGMKTLHLCNVMQNQGRIYAVEQSKERYKALCDITNEAGCQIVTPILGDALTMDSTKCPDVEYVLVDPSCSGNGMQSRISVCDEQKDDKRLYKLAGLQIKILSHAMSAFPNVKRIVYCTCSLWKEENEQVVQRCLQLNPSFKLLSCKKALRNKWQNVGDKEYVKIGKNCLYCLPDHDLTDGIFLAMFEKRQENDCE, encoded by the exons ATGAGCCAATTTACACATTCAATAAAAGTGCCCACCCAATATAAAGCAACAGCCAAAATATTGAAGGCGGCtatcgaaaaacaaaaatcaataaaatccCTTATATTTGAGGAAAAGCATGCG CGCGTACGAAGCTTGCAGGCAGTTCTAAAACATTACAGTGACAACAGAGGAGCTGTTGACAACGCCATCGAAGAGACTGGGTTACTCAAAGATAATCCAAATTTAGACTCGGCATTAGCCAAAGTGCTTGTCACCGAACTGATTTTCGGACGCGGAGAACTTAACGGGGAAAGCAGACCGGTGCAAACAGTGCGCTTGTATAAGGAGCGATTGCAACAGGCAATAAGCGGTGCAGAATACCAGAAGAAAG AGCCCAATCCACGCTATGTACGCATCAATACCAATCTGCTCAGTATTGCCGATGCCCTGGATTATTTATATGGCGAGGAGTGGCGTCGCAAACAGCTGGCAGCAGACGCCACATACGCTGACTTTTTGGTTGCCATACGCACATTGGAAGAGGATGAGTTCCTGATGGACATTCATGTGGAAGGGGTGTTAATATTCCATTCCAAGTGGAGTCACTACTGGGCCTCGCACGACTATGTTCGCAGCAAAAAGTTCATATTGCAAAACAAGGCCACCTGTTTGGCTGCTGAACTACTAGCACCACCGGTTGGGTCAACTGTATTGGATATGTGTGCAGCTCCAGGCATGAAAACTTTGCATCTTTGCAATGTAATGCAGAACCAAGGCCGCATCTATGCCGTAGAACAATCTAAGGAGCGCTACAAGGCCTTATGCGACATCACCAACGAAGCAGGCTGCCAAATAGTCACGCCCATACTGGGCGATGCTCTAACCATGG ATTCTACAAAATGTCCAGACGTCGAGTACGTTTTAGTAGACCCTAGTTGCTCCGGTAATGGAATGCAAAGCCGCATCAGCGTGTGTGATGAACAGAAGGACGACAAGCGTCTATATAAACTGGCTGGGCTGCAAATCAAGATTTTGTCCCATGCCATGAGCGCTTTTCCAAACGTTAAACGCATTGTCTACTGCACATGCTCCCTTTGGAAGGAGGAGAATGAACAAGTGGTTCAGCGCTGCCTCCAGCTAAATCCTTCATTCAAGCTGCTCAGTTGCAAGAAGGCACTGCGAAATAAGTGGCAAAACGTGGGCGACAAGGAGTACGTCAAAATcggaaaaaattgtttatactgTCTGCCGGATCATGATCTTACCGATGGCATCTTTTTGGCGATGTTCGAAAAACGCCAAGAAAACGACTGCGAGTAG
- the LOC6629714 gene encoding mitochondrial import inner membrane translocase subunit TIM44 isoform X1, whose product MLAQINKPVLRHFYRPLRFYNSDIYKLAALARERACFITYQLASYNLQQQPQRLYSSPGRRPGFFSQFIDNVRSEMDKNKEMKDSIKKFREEAQKLEQSDALKSARQKFNIVESEAQKSSNILKEQLGAIKEKVGDVIDDASKSDLAKKVSEELSKTAKGVSDTITDTSGKLGQSGAFQAISDTTKLIKKEMNETSIENRVYCSPVRLRKRVQVDMSDSTRVVEANTEALGLELHKDSKFYQSWENFKNNNTYVNKVLDWKVKYDESENPVIRASRLLTDKVSDVMGGLFSKTELSETMTELVKIDPNFDQKEFLYDCEKDIIPNVLEAIVRGDLEILKDWCFESTYNIIATPIMQAKKSGLYLDSKILDIENIELAMGKVMEQGPVLIITFQAQQIMCVRDQKAQVVEGNPDKVMRVHYVWVLCRDRNELNPKAAWRLMELSANSQEQFV is encoded by the exons ATGCTGGCACAAATCAACAAGCCAGTTTTGAGACATTTTTATCGGCCCCTACGATTTTACAATTCCGATATT TACAAACTGGCCGCCTTAGCGCGCGAGCGCGCCTGCTTCATTACGTATCAGTTAGCGAGTTACAACCTGCAACAACAGCCG CAACGTTTATATAGCTCTCCCGGACGTCGGCCCGGCTTTTTTTCACAATTCATTGACAATGTGAGGAGTGAAATGGATAAGAACAAGGAGATGAAAGATAGCATAAAAAAGTTTCGCGAAGAGGCACAAAAACTTGAGCAATCGGATGCCTTGAAGTCGGCGCGGCAAAAGTTCAACATTGTTGAATCGGAAGCGCAAAAGTCGTCTAACATATTGAAGGAGCAGTTGGGCGCCATCAAGGAAAAAGTGGGTGATGTTATTGACGATGCTTCCAAATCGGACTTGGCCAAAAAGGTATCGGAGGAGCTTTCCAAAACGGCAAAGGGCGTTAGTGATACCATAACGGACACTAGCGGTAAACTTGGCCAGTCTGGAGCTTTCCAAGCAATCTCTGATACAAcgaaactaattaaaaaagaaatgaatgAAACGAGTATAGAAAATCGCGTATATTGCTCGCCGGTTAGGCTGCGAAAACGTGTCCAAGTGGATATGTCCGATAGCACGCGTGTTGTGGAGGCAAACACCGAGGCATTAG GATTGGAGCTACATAAAGACTCCAAATTCTATCAGTCTTGGgagaatttcaaaaataacaacacgTATGTGAACAAAGTTCTCGACTGGAAAGTGAAGTACGATGAATCGGAAAATCCTGTAATTAGAGCCTCCCGTCTGCTCACCGACAAGGTGTCCGATGTAATGGGCGGTCTATTTTCTAAAACAGAGCTGTCCGAGACGATGACTGAACTGGTCAAAATCGATCCCAACTTTGATCAGAAGGAGTTTTTATATGACTGCGAAAAGGACATTATACCGAATGTCTTAGAGGCCATAGTGCGAGGCGATTTGGAAATCCTAAAGGATTGGTGCTTTGAAAGTACCTACAACATAATTGCCACACCCATAATGCAAGCGAAAAAGTCTGGCCTGTATCTGGACTCCAAGATCCTGGACATTGAGAACATCGAGCTCGCCATGGGAAAAGTCATGGAGCAGGGGCCAGTTCTAATAATCACGTTCCAGGCGCAGCAGATCATGTGCGTACGCGACCAGAAGGCTCAAGTTGTCGAAGGCAATCCCGACAAGGTGATGCGTGTTCATTACGTGTGGGTGCTTTGCCGCGATCGCAACGAACTCAATCCCAAGGCTGCCTGGCGGTTGATGGAGCTATCAGCCAATAGCCAGGAGCAATTTGTTTAA
- the nanos gene encoding protein nanos isoform X1 — protein sequence MFRSGSSLEGNTPIDNMSSFHDLGRLNMYLDTASHNISPPVSSATLSPPTTPLTPEPTMSSTQFPLLTDSNHVNMNASTAASTLLMQRQYQYHLLLQQQQQQLAFAQHQLALAASAAAANHHQEDEIAHSLKMFAFLTACNADTGSGSTQDAMQDFAANGYVSDEFNCFQYNNHSSVAPQSSQLPSQVPISSAGTGGNATAEGATFPSSLAAAHWINLSNYREHLNHVWRTMSMSYMPNVAANMGLTMPAASQNNINTMGLAVQPDHMRNVGNLNISNNKLNKRYNSGKFKELVPRHCVFCENNNEPEAVVNSHTVRDAYGRVLCPKLRTYVCPICGASGDSAHTIKYCPKKPIVTMEDAIKAESFRLAKSNYYKQQMKV from the exons ATGTTTCGCAGTGGCAGCAGCCTGGAAGGCAATACACCAATT GACAATATGTCGTCCTTCCACGATCTTGGCCGACTCAACATGTACTTGGACACGGCCTCTCACAACATTTCGCCACCTGTCTCATCGGCAACTTTGAGTCCCCCAACGACGCCACTGACACCGGAACCTACTATGTCGTCGACTCAATTTCCCCTGCTGACGGACAGTAACCACGTAAACATGAATGCCTCTACTGCGGCCAGTACACTACTGATGCAGCGCCAGTATCAATAtcacctgctgctgcagcagcagcagcaacaacttgcTTTTGCGCAACATCAGTTGGCATTGGCCGCCTCAGCGGCTGCTGCGAATCATCACCAAGAGGACGAGATAGCGCATTCactaaaaatgtttgcatttcTCACGGCCTGCAACGCAG ACACAGGCAGTGGATCTACACAGGACGCGATGCAGGATTTTGCAGCTAATGGCTATGTGAGCGATGAATTCAATTGTTTTCAATACAATAATCATAGTTCCGTCGCGCCGCAGTCGTCACAGTTGCCAAGCCAAGTCCCTATTTCATCGGCAGGTACTGGGGGGAATGCAACGGCTGAAGGTGCCACCTTCCCGTCTTCACTGGCTGCTGCCCATTGGATCAATCTCAGCAACTATCGGGAGCACCTTAACCATGTTTGGCGAACCATGTCCATGTCCTACATGCCTAATGTGGCAGCCAACATGGGACTTACAATGCCAGCTGCTAGCcaaaacaatattaacacTATGGGCTTGGCCGTGCAACCAGATCACATGCGAAATGTAGGTAATTTGAACATTAGCAATAACAAACTGAATAAGCGGTACAACAGTGGCAAGTTCAAGGAACTG GTGCCTAGGCATTGTGTTTTCTGTGAAAACAATAACGAACCCGAAGCTGTGGTCAACAGCCATACAGTGCGCGACGCGTACGGACGTGTGTTGTGTCCCAAGCTTCGCACTTATGTGTGCCCCATATGCGGAGCATCCGGCGACTCGGCGCACACCATTAAATACTGTCCCAAGAAACCCATTGTTACAATGGAGGATGCCATTAAGGCAGAGTCATTTCGATTGGCCAAAAGCAACTACTACAAGCAGCAGATGAAAGTTTAA